The region ATAACACAACCTTGCCATCCATTTCCGGTAATGAGATATCGAGAAGGACTAAGTCGGGAGGGTTTTTCTGAAGTCCTTCCAACGCTTGCATACCTGTTTCATATTCATCGATGAGAAAATCATCTCCGAGGATGGCAGTTGCTAACAATCGGTTGTCCGGATTATCCTCAACGATTGCAATACGCTTCACGGCAACTCCTTACGAATTTCGCGGAACAGTTTGTCAACTTTCCAATAC is a window of bacterium DNA encoding:
- a CDS encoding response regulator gives rise to the protein MKRIAIVEDNPDNRLLATAILGDDFLIDEYETGMQALEGLQKNPPDLVLLDISLPEMDGKVVLSRIRQIESIAKLPVIALTAHAMTGDREMLLGLGFDDYVEKPILDEQILIDAINKLLL